One region of Cuculus canorus isolate bCucCan1 chromosome 6, bCucCan1.pri, whole genome shotgun sequence genomic DNA includes:
- the ABCB11 gene encoding bile salt export pump isoform X6, translated as MVLGSLAAAVNGAVNPLYALLFSQILGTFSILDEEEQRIQINGVCLLFVFIGILSFFTQFLQAYTFAKSGELLTRRLRKIGFQAMLGQDIGWFDDRKNSPGALTTRLATDASQVQGATGSQIGMIVNSFTNIGVALIIAFYFSWKLSLVILCFLPFLALSGAVQAKMLTGFASQDKKALEATGRISSEALSNIRTVAGIGKEETFIKNFEKHLAMPYRAAVKKAHVYGFCFGFAQSVVFIANAVSYRYGGFLVDTEGLHYSFVFRVISAIVTSGTALGRASSYTPNYAKAKTSAAHLFQLVDRLPKISVYSEKGDKWDDFKGNIEFLNCKFTYPSRPDIQVLKGLSVAVKPGQTLAFVGSSGCGKSTSVQLLERFYDPEKGSVLIDGHDTKKINVQFLRSKIGIVSQEPVLFDCSIADNIKYGSETKEATMEKVIEAAQKAQLHDFVMSLPEKYETNVGAQGSQLSRGQKQRIAIARAIIRDPKILLLDEATSALDTESEKTVQAALDKAREGRTCIVIAHRLSTIQNADIIAVMSQGVIIERGTHDELMAMEGAYYKLVTTGAPIS; from the exons accttctctattcttgatgaagaagaacaaagaattCAAATCAACGGTGTCTGtctgctttttgtctttattgGAATTCTTTCATTCTTCACACAGTTTCTACAG GCATACACCTTTGCCAAGTCTGGTGAGCTGCTTACAAGACGGTTAAGAAAAATTGGTTTCCAGGCTATGCTAGGGCAAGACATTGGTTGGTTTGATGACCGGAAGAACAGTCCTGGTGCTTTGACTACAAGACTTGCAACAGATGCCTCACAGGTCCAAGGG GCTACTGGATCACAGATAGGAATGATTGTCAATTCCTTTACCAACATTGGGGTGGCCCTGATCATTGCTTTCTACTTCAGCTGGAAACTGAGTTTAGTTATACTGTGTTTCCTGCCATTTTTGGCCTTGTCTGGAGCTGTGCAGGCTAAAATGCTGACAGGATTCGCCTCTCAGGACAAGAAAGCGCTGGAAGCTACTGGACGG ATTTCCAGCGAAGCCCTCTCTAACATCAGGACTGTGGCTGGGATAGGGAAAGAGGAAACGTTTATCAAGAATTTTGAGAAGCACCTGGCTATGCCCTATAGAGCTGCAGTCAAAAAAGCACATGTTTATGGGTTCTGCTTTGGCTTTGCCCAGAGTGTAGTGTTCATTGCCAACGCCGTCTCCTACAGATATGGAGGGTTCCTAGTTGACACTGAAGGCCTCCATTACAGTTTTGTGTTCAG ggTGATCTCTGCTATCGTGACCAGTGGAACTGCTTTGGGAAGAGCTTCTTCCTACACCCCAAACTATGCCAAAGCCAAAACATCTGCTGCACACCTTTTTCAACTGGTTGATCGCCTTCCTAAAATCAGTGTTTACAGCGAAAAAGGGGACAAATGG gaTGATTTCAAGGGAAACATTGAATTTCTTAACTGTAAATTCACATATCCTTCTCGGCCTGATATTCAGGTCCTGAAAGGACTCTCTGTAGCTGTTAAGCCCGGACAGACTTTGGCATTTGTTGGAAGTAGTGGTTGTGGTAAGAGCACCAGTGTCCAGCTTCTGGAGCGTTTCTATGACCCCGAGAAAGGCAGTGTG TTAATAGATGGACACGACACCAAGAAAATTAATGTACAGTTTCTTAGATCAAAAATTGGAATAGTGTCCCAGGAACCTGTGCTATTTGACTGCAGCATTGCTGATAACATTAAATATGGCAGTGAAACCAAAGAGGCAACAATGGAAAAAGTCATAGAAGCGGCCCAGAAGGCCCAGCTCCATGATTTTGTCATGTCACTGCCTGAG aaatatgagACTAATGTAGGGGCTCAAGGATCCCAGCTGTCTCGTGGGCAAAAACAACGCATTGCTATAGCAAGGGCCATCATACGAGATCCTAAGATTTTATTACTGGATGAAGCGACATCTGCCTTAGACACAGAGAGTGAAAAG ACTGTGCAGGCAGCACTGGATAAGGCCAGAGAAGGGCGTACTTGCATCGTCATTGCTCACCGCTTGTCCACGATCCAGAATGCTGACATCATCGCTGTAATGTCACAAGGAGTCATCATTGAAAGGGGTACTCACGATGAACTGATGGCCATGGAAGGAGCTTATTATAAGCTTGTAACCACTGGAGCCCCAATTAGCTga
- the G6PC2 gene encoding glucose-6-phosphatase 2 isoform X2: MIWVAVIGDWFNLIFKWILFGHRPYWWVQETMIYPNKSSPCLEQFPITCETGPGSPSGHAMGSSCVWYVMVTAALSYTVRWKDRSAATLHRLTWSFLWSIFWIIQISVCISRVFIATHFPHQVILGVFAGILVAEAFEHTPAIQTASLRMYIKTNLFLFIFALGFYLVLKIVDIDLLWSVPKAKKWCANPDWINIDTTPFAGLVRNLGALFGLGLGINSEMFITSCKGKNSCKISFRILCIAASLATLQLYNFVKIPTHTEYLFYILSFCKSAAMPLTVVALVPYCVHSLMRTTEKKLN, from the exons ATGATATGGGTGGCAGTCATTGGTGATTGGTTCAACCTCATATTTAAATG gatTTTATTTGGCCATCGCCCATACTGGTGGGTGCAAGAAACAATGATTTATCCCAATAAGTCAAGCCCATGCCTTGAACAGTTTCCCATAACATGTGAAACTGGACCAG GAAGCCCATCTGGACATGCTATGGGGTCTTCCTGTGTCTGGTATGTAATGGTTACAGCAGCACTTAGCTACACAGTTAGATGGAAAGATAGATCAGCAGCTACTCTTCACAG GCTGACATGGTCATTCCTCTGGAGTATTTTTTGGATTATCCAAATCAGTGTGTGCATCTCAAGAGTATTCATAGCAACACATTTCCCTCATCAAGTTATTCTTGGAGTATTTGCTG GCATCCTCGTGGCAGAAGCATTTGAGCATACCCCTGCTATTCAGACAGCAAGCTTGAGAATGTACATCAAAAcaaacttgtttcttttcatctttgccCTTGGCTTTTACCTAGTCCTCAAGATAGTTGATATTGATTTGCTATGGTCTGTTCCAAAGGCCAAGAAGTGGTGTGCAAACCCAGACTGGATAAACATTGACACAACTCCTTTTGCTGGACTGGTGAGGAATTTAGGTGCACTCTTTGGCTTAGGTCTCGGaattaattctgaaatgttCATCACCAGCTGCAAAGGTAAAAACAGCTGTAAGATAAGTTTCCGCATATTGTGTATAGCTGCTTCTTTAGCTACACTGCAGCTGTATAATTTCGTTAAGATACCTACTCATACTGAGTATTTGTTCTACATTCTCTCTTTTTGTAAGAGTGCAGCTATGCCTTTGACTGTAGTTGCCTTGGTTCCGTACTGTGTCCACTCGTTAATGAGgacaactgaaaagaaacttaATTAG
- the G6PC2 gene encoding glucose-6-phosphatase 2 isoform X1, giving the protein MDLLHSNGILIIQHLQRDYRAYQDFLNFMSHVGDPRNIFSIYFPLWFQLNQVVGTKMIWVAVIGDWFNLIFKWILFGHRPYWWVQETMIYPNKSSPCLEQFPITCETGPGSPSGHAMGSSCVWYVMVTAALSYTVRWKDRSAATLHRLTWSFLWSIFWIIQISVCISRVFIATHFPHQVILGVFAGILVAEAFEHTPAIQTASLRMYIKTNLFLFIFALGFYLVLKIVDIDLLWSVPKAKKWCANPDWINIDTTPFAGLVRNLGALFGLGLGINSEMFITSCKGKNSCKISFRILCIAASLATLQLYNFVKIPTHTEYLFYILSFCKSAAMPLTVVALVPYCVHSLMRTTEKKLN; this is encoded by the exons ATGGATCTCCTTCATAGCAATGGCATACTTATCATTCAGCATTTGCAGAGGGACTACAGGGCTTACCAGgatttccttaattttatgTCACATGTTGGAGATCCCCGGAATATATTCTCAATTTATTTTCCGCTTTGGTTTCAGCTCAACCAAGTGGTTGGTACTAAAATGATATGGGTGGCAGTCATTGGTGATTGGTTCAACCTCATATTTAAATG gatTTTATTTGGCCATCGCCCATACTGGTGGGTGCAAGAAACAATGATTTATCCCAATAAGTCAAGCCCATGCCTTGAACAGTTTCCCATAACATGTGAAACTGGACCAG GAAGCCCATCTGGACATGCTATGGGGTCTTCCTGTGTCTGGTATGTAATGGTTACAGCAGCACTTAGCTACACAGTTAGATGGAAAGATAGATCAGCAGCTACTCTTCACAG GCTGACATGGTCATTCCTCTGGAGTATTTTTTGGATTATCCAAATCAGTGTGTGCATCTCAAGAGTATTCATAGCAACACATTTCCCTCATCAAGTTATTCTTGGAGTATTTGCTG GCATCCTCGTGGCAGAAGCATTTGAGCATACCCCTGCTATTCAGACAGCAAGCTTGAGAATGTACATCAAAAcaaacttgtttcttttcatctttgccCTTGGCTTTTACCTAGTCCTCAAGATAGTTGATATTGATTTGCTATGGTCTGTTCCAAAGGCCAAGAAGTGGTGTGCAAACCCAGACTGGATAAACATTGACACAACTCCTTTTGCTGGACTGGTGAGGAATTTAGGTGCACTCTTTGGCTTAGGTCTCGGaattaattctgaaatgttCATCACCAGCTGCAAAGGTAAAAACAGCTGTAAGATAAGTTTCCGCATATTGTGTATAGCTGCTTCTTTAGCTACACTGCAGCTGTATAATTTCGTTAAGATACCTACTCATACTGAGTATTTGTTCTACATTCTCTCTTTTTGTAAGAGTGCAGCTATGCCTTTGACTGTAGTTGCCTTGGTTCCGTACTGTGTCCACTCGTTAATGAGgacaactgaaaagaaacttaATTAG
- the ABCB11 gene encoding bile salt export pump isoform X7: protein MIVNSFTNIGVALIIAFYFSWKLSLVILCFLPFLALSGAVQAKMLTGFASQDKKALEATGRISSEALSNIRTVAGIGKEETFIKNFEKHLAMPYRAAVKKAHVYGFCFGFAQSVVFIANAVSYRYGGFLVDTEGLHYSFVFRVISAIVTSGTALGRASSYTPNYAKAKTSAAHLFQLVDRLPKISVYSEKGDKWDDFKGNIEFLNCKFTYPSRPDIQVLKGLSVAVKPGQTLAFVGSSGCGKSTSVQLLERFYDPEKGSVLIDGHDTKKINVQFLRSKIGIVSQEPVLFDCSIADNIKYGSETKEATMEKVIEAAQKAQLHDFVMSLPEKYETNVGAQGSQLSRGQKQRIAIARAIIRDPKILLLDEATSALDTESEKTVQAALDKAREGRTCIVIAHRLSTIQNADIIAVMSQGVIIERGTHDELMAMEGAYYKLVTTGAPIS from the exons ATGATTGTCAATTCCTTTACCAACATTGGGGTGGCCCTGATCATTGCTTTCTACTTCAGCTGGAAACTGAGTTTAGTTATACTGTGTTTCCTGCCATTTTTGGCCTTGTCTGGAGCTGTGCAGGCTAAAATGCTGACAGGATTCGCCTCTCAGGACAAGAAAGCGCTGGAAGCTACTGGACGG ATTTCCAGCGAAGCCCTCTCTAACATCAGGACTGTGGCTGGGATAGGGAAAGAGGAAACGTTTATCAAGAATTTTGAGAAGCACCTGGCTATGCCCTATAGAGCTGCAGTCAAAAAAGCACATGTTTATGGGTTCTGCTTTGGCTTTGCCCAGAGTGTAGTGTTCATTGCCAACGCCGTCTCCTACAGATATGGAGGGTTCCTAGTTGACACTGAAGGCCTCCATTACAGTTTTGTGTTCAG ggTGATCTCTGCTATCGTGACCAGTGGAACTGCTTTGGGAAGAGCTTCTTCCTACACCCCAAACTATGCCAAAGCCAAAACATCTGCTGCACACCTTTTTCAACTGGTTGATCGCCTTCCTAAAATCAGTGTTTACAGCGAAAAAGGGGACAAATGG gaTGATTTCAAGGGAAACATTGAATTTCTTAACTGTAAATTCACATATCCTTCTCGGCCTGATATTCAGGTCCTGAAAGGACTCTCTGTAGCTGTTAAGCCCGGACAGACTTTGGCATTTGTTGGAAGTAGTGGTTGTGGTAAGAGCACCAGTGTCCAGCTTCTGGAGCGTTTCTATGACCCCGAGAAAGGCAGTGTG TTAATAGATGGACACGACACCAAGAAAATTAATGTACAGTTTCTTAGATCAAAAATTGGAATAGTGTCCCAGGAACCTGTGCTATTTGACTGCAGCATTGCTGATAACATTAAATATGGCAGTGAAACCAAAGAGGCAACAATGGAAAAAGTCATAGAAGCGGCCCAGAAGGCCCAGCTCCATGATTTTGTCATGTCACTGCCTGAG aaatatgagACTAATGTAGGGGCTCAAGGATCCCAGCTGTCTCGTGGGCAAAAACAACGCATTGCTATAGCAAGGGCCATCATACGAGATCCTAAGATTTTATTACTGGATGAAGCGACATCTGCCTTAGACACAGAGAGTGAAAAG ACTGTGCAGGCAGCACTGGATAAGGCCAGAGAAGGGCGTACTTGCATCGTCATTGCTCACCGCTTGTCCACGATCCAGAATGCTGACATCATCGCTGTAATGTCACAAGGAGTCATCATTGAAAGGGGTACTCACGATGAACTGATGGCCATGGAAGGAGCTTATTATAAGCTTGTAACCACTGGAGCCCCAATTAGCTga
- the SPC25 gene encoding kinetochore protein Spc25, whose amino-acid sequence MANKKTEDEILLFEKEIKDFWIKFKSVCGPEQINQTLALRDSCKESIKSLSEKWSKKLKEGDLMIDKIQEYNNEILQQSQRISENQEHFTEIKSNLNQQEEQKKDLTESIQELKEELMKKKEIISSKNKAAKERLERLCKSKQLFEERLGLEIRRIPNEQLQFIFRHIDHKDPDKPYVFTLSINEQGDYEVTSCTPPLDCIAEFQLKVRETNNFSAFVANIRKAFTALSYKSA is encoded by the exons ATGGCCAATAAAAAGACGGAAGATGAGATCCTCCTCTTTGAAAAAGAGATAAAGGACTTTTGGATTAAATTTAAAAGCGTTTGCGGCCCTGAACAGATCAATCAGACTTTGGCGCTGAGAGATTCATGCAAGGAGTCCATAAAGTCGCTGTCAG AGAAATGGTCcaagaagctgaaagaaggggaCCTGATGATTGATAAAATTCAGGAGTATAACAATG AGATTCTCCAGCAGAGCCAACGCATATCGGAAAATCAAGagcatttcacagaaataaaatctaaccTAAATCAACAAGAAGAGCAAAAGAAGGACTTGACTGAGAGCATCCAGGAGCTTAAAGAAGAgttgatgaagaaaaaagaaa TAATATCTTCTAAAAACAAAGCTGCTAAGGAGAGATTGGAACGACTATGCAAGTCTAAACAACTGTTTGAAGAGCGGCTTGGGCTGGAGATACGCAGAATTCCCA ATGAACAATTACAGTTCATATTCAGACACATCGACCACAAAGATCCTGACAAGCCATATGTGTTTACCCTTTCTATAAATGAACAGGGAGACTATGAAG TTACTTCCTGTACACCTCCTCTGGACTGCATAGCAGAGTTCCAGCTCAAAGTGCGAGAAACTAACAACTTTTCTGCATTCGTTGCCAACATCAGAAAAGCTTTCACTGCTCTGTCTTATAAATCTGCATAG